In Hemicordylus capensis ecotype Gifberg chromosome 13, rHemCap1.1.pri, whole genome shotgun sequence, a single window of DNA contains:
- the TNFRSF13B gene encoding tumor necrosis factor receptor superfamily member 13B isoform X2: MPSFGSHLPLEQTMLCSKEQYWDQLTQKCSPCRAVSCHPPKFKQCADICSSMDCSKRAGFYYDTLLRRCIDCSTICGQHPRECLPFCRNSAATLPVPAAFQCKLDSVCDQRLIVYLVVGLCLCTLLFSLLLMWISFRKQEVGTCRARTMACHKMGESTKDRLVEAGSMGSQSSGSQTPEPVETCGFCFPEQSPAVQETRAGHRTYPLGAHGDVAGTVPASEDSRFPIICSPSQEKMQVA, translated from the exons CCCTCCTTTGGTTCTCACCTGCCTCTTGAACAGACCATGCTGTGCTCAAAGGAACAGTATTGGGACCAACTCACGCAGAAGTGCTCACCGTGCAGGGCTGTGTCGTGTCATCCACCCAAGTTCAAGCAATGTGCTGACATCTGCA GCTCCATGGACTGCAGTAAGCGGGCTGGTTTCTACTACGACACGCTCCTGAGAAGGTGCATTGATTGCTCTACCATCTGTGGCCAGCACCCCCGGGAATGCCTGCCTTTCTGCAGAA ACTCGGCAGCCACCTTACCTGTGCCGGCTGCTTTCCAGTGCAAGCTCGACTCTGTGTGTGACCAACGGCTGATCGTCTACTTGGTCGTGGGACTCTGCCTGTGCACCCTGCTTTTCTCCTTGCTGCTGATGTGGATTTCCTTCCGAAAGCAGGAGGTGGGGACCTGCCGGGCCAGAACCATGGCGTGCCACAAAATGGGAGAGAGCACCAAAG ATCGCCTAGTGGAAGCCGGAAGTATGGGAAGCCAATCCAGTGGCAGCCAGACCCCCGAGCCTGTCGAAACCTGCGGATTCTGCTTCCCTGAACAAAGTCCCGCTGTTCAAGAGACCAGGGCAGGCCACAGGACTTACCCGCTTGGAGCCCACGGGGACGTCGCAGGAACCGTCCCTGCCTCCGAAGACAGCCGCTTCCCAATTATATGCTCTCCCTCACAAGAGAAGATGCAGGTGGCTTGA
- the TNFRSF13B gene encoding tumor necrosis factor receptor superfamily member 13B isoform X3: MLCSKEQYWDQLTQKCSPCRAVSCHPPKFKQCADICSSMDCSKRAGFYYDTLLRRCIDCSTICGQHPRECLPFCRTDSAATLPVPAAFQCKLDSVCDQRLIVYLVVGLCLCTLLFSLLLMWISFRKQEVGTCRARTMACHKMGESTKDRLVEAGSMGSQSSGSQTPEPVETCGFCFPEQSPAVQETRAGHRTYPLGAHGDVAGTVPASEDSRFPIICSPSQEKMQVA; encoded by the exons ATGCTGTGCTCAAAGGAACAGTATTGGGACCAACTCACGCAGAAGTGCTCACCGTGCAGGGCTGTGTCGTGTCATCCACCCAAGTTCAAGCAATGTGCTGACATCTGCA GCTCCATGGACTGCAGTAAGCGGGCTGGTTTCTACTACGACACGCTCCTGAGAAGGTGCATTGATTGCTCTACCATCTGTGGCCAGCACCCCCGGGAATGCCTGCCTTTCTGCAGAA CAGACTCGGCAGCCACCTTACCTGTGCCGGCTGCTTTCCAGTGCAAGCTCGACTCTGTGTGTGACCAACGGCTGATCGTCTACTTGGTCGTGGGACTCTGCCTGTGCACCCTGCTTTTCTCCTTGCTGCTGATGTGGATTTCCTTCCGAAAGCAGGAGGTGGGGACCTGCCGGGCCAGAACCATGGCGTGCCACAAAATGGGAGAGAGCACCAAAG ATCGCCTAGTGGAAGCCGGAAGTATGGGAAGCCAATCCAGTGGCAGCCAGACCCCCGAGCCTGTCGAAACCTGCGGATTCTGCTTCCCTGAACAAAGTCCCGCTGTTCAAGAGACCAGGGCAGGCCACAGGACTTACCCGCTTGGAGCCCACGGGGACGTCGCAGGAACCGTCCCTGCCTCCGAAGACAGCCGCTTCCCAATTATATGCTCTCCCTCACAAGAGAAGATGCAGGTGGCTTGA
- the TNFRSF13B gene encoding tumor necrosis factor receptor superfamily member 13B isoform X1 yields MPSFGSHLPLEQTMLCSKEQYWDQLTQKCSPCRAVSCHPPKFKQCADICSSMDCSKRAGFYYDTLLRRCIDCSTICGQHPRECLPFCRTDSAATLPVPAAFQCKLDSVCDQRLIVYLVVGLCLCTLLFSLLLMWISFRKQEVGTCRARTMACHKMGESTKDRLVEAGSMGSQSSGSQTPEPVETCGFCFPEQSPAVQETRAGHRTYPLGAHGDVAGTVPASEDSRFPIICSPSQEKMQVA; encoded by the exons CCCTCCTTTGGTTCTCACCTGCCTCTTGAACAGACCATGCTGTGCTCAAAGGAACAGTATTGGGACCAACTCACGCAGAAGTGCTCACCGTGCAGGGCTGTGTCGTGTCATCCACCCAAGTTCAAGCAATGTGCTGACATCTGCA GCTCCATGGACTGCAGTAAGCGGGCTGGTTTCTACTACGACACGCTCCTGAGAAGGTGCATTGATTGCTCTACCATCTGTGGCCAGCACCCCCGGGAATGCCTGCCTTTCTGCAGAA CAGACTCGGCAGCCACCTTACCTGTGCCGGCTGCTTTCCAGTGCAAGCTCGACTCTGTGTGTGACCAACGGCTGATCGTCTACTTGGTCGTGGGACTCTGCCTGTGCACCCTGCTTTTCTCCTTGCTGCTGATGTGGATTTCCTTCCGAAAGCAGGAGGTGGGGACCTGCCGGGCCAGAACCATGGCGTGCCACAAAATGGGAGAGAGCACCAAAG ATCGCCTAGTGGAAGCCGGAAGTATGGGAAGCCAATCCAGTGGCAGCCAGACCCCCGAGCCTGTCGAAACCTGCGGATTCTGCTTCCCTGAACAAAGTCCCGCTGTTCAAGAGACCAGGGCAGGCCACAGGACTTACCCGCTTGGAGCCCACGGGGACGTCGCAGGAACCGTCCCTGCCTCCGAAGACAGCCGCTTCCCAATTATATGCTCTCCCTCACAAGAGAAGATGCAGGTGGCTTGA